DNA sequence from the Nitrospinota bacterium genome:
CGCCAGTTGGCGGCCATCGTCAAGGAAGACCCAAACGTGGAGGGATTCATGTCGAGCATCGGCGCGGGCGGGCCGAACTCGTCGGTGAACACCGGGCGCATGTTCATGCGGCTGAAGCCGCGCGATCAACGGAAATTAAGCGCCGAAGAAGTGGTGCAGGAGTTGCGTCCCAAGCTGGCGCGGGTGCCTGGCATACGGGCCTTCCTCCAGGTGCCGCCGCCCATCCGGATCGGCGGCAGCCTCACCAAAAGCCAATTCCAGTACACGCTGCAAGGGCCGGACATCGCCGAGCTGTACCGCTATTCCGCCGTGCTGGAAGAAAAAATGCGCGCGTTTCCGCAGTTGCAGGACGTGACCAGCGATCTCCAGATCGTCAACCCGCAGATCAACGTGGAACTCAAGCGCGATGAAGCCGCGTCGCTCGGCATCAACGCCGCGCAGATAGAGGATGCGCTCTACTCGGCATACGGCGCGCGGCAGATTTCCACCATCTACGCGCCGGATAACCAATACAAGGTAATCATGGAGCTGGCGCCGGAGCATCAGCGCGACCCGTCGGCGCTTTCCGCGCTGTATGTACGCGCCGCCACGGGCCGCCTTGTGCCGCTGCGCGAGGTGGCCAACATCACGCTGGGGACGGGGCCGCTCTCCGTCAACCATCTGGGGCAGCTCCCGGCGGTCACGCTGTCGTTCAATCTGAAGCCGGGGGTCTCGCTGAGCGAAGCGATGGCGCCGGTCGAGGATGCGGCGCGGGCGACGCTCCCCGCAAGCATCAGCACCGGTTTCCAGGGATCGGCGCAGGCGTTCCAGTCCTCGTTCAAGGGGATGTGGATAATGATATTGATGGCGATATTGGTGATCTATATCGTGCTGGGGATACTCTATGAAAGTTTCATCCATCCGCTGACCATCCTTTCCGGCCTGCCATCGGCGGGGCTGGGGGCGGTGGTGACGCTGATGCTGTTCCACAAAGAGCTGAACATCTATTCGCTGGTGGGGGTCATTATGCTGGTCGGCATCGTGAAGAAAAACGCGATCATGATGATCGATTTCGCGCTGGCGGAACAGAAGAAGGGTGCCGTCACGCCGCTGGAGGCTATTTGCCAGGGGGCCATCATCCGGTTCAGGCCCATCATGATGACCACCATGGCGGCGCTTATGGGTACGCTGCCGATAGCCTTGGGGATGGGGGCGGGGGCCGAATCGCGCCGCCCGCTCGGCATGGCGGTGGTGGGCGGTCTGCTCTTCTCGCAGTTATTGACGCTGTATATCACGCCGGTGGTATACGTCTATCTCGAAAAATTCCAGTCCGCCTTCAAGCGCCACTTCGCCTCCTGACCGTTGCGCGGTGGGTACCCCATTTATTGGGTACATCGGCCCAACGGGCCGACGCTCCCTTGGCGCTTCGCGCCAATGTGCGGCTGAAGCCGTATCTGCCGGGGACGGGGGTTACAGGACGTTGGGGTTGATGGTGTGGGCCGGCTGTTCGGTCTCGGCCTCCGCGGCGTCCTTTTCGGCTTTGTCCAAAAGTTCCATGAGGCGGATGATTTCGGCTTCGGCGTCCGGCTGCGGCTTGCCGGCGGCGCCGCGTTGCTGGTGATAGTTGTGCGCCAGTTGCAGCAGGGTGAGCACCGAAAGGCCGAGGTAATCGGTGGAGCCGGTGGCGGCGGCGATGTCCTTCATTTTCTGGTCGCAATACTTTGCCAGCGTGCGGGTGTATTCTTCGCCGAACGGGCTTTGAATGCGGTATTCGCGCCCGTGGAGCGTGATCGTTACGTCTTTCGCTTCCATCTCAATCCTGGTAGAACTTTTCAAGGCGCGCGGCCATTTTTTCCACCTTCTCCTTGATGACCTTCCGCTCCCCCTTCATCTTTTCGACCTGGCGGGTGAGGTCCAGCACGTTGGCGCCTTCGGCGCTGGACGCGCCGGGCATGGAGAGATTTTTGATTTTCACTTCGGCGGCCAGCAGCAGGCGCTTGAGCCGGGCGTTCTCGCGGCGGCAGACGACGTATTCCTTCGAAAGCCGTTCCACCTTTCCGGCCAGTTCTTTCAGTTTCGATTCGGCCATTACGCCCTCAGTTCCGCGCCATGTTTTTCGCCCACCCGTTTCAGGATGGCGGCCATGAGGTCGTCGCCCGCCTTGTCGGTCAGCGTCTGTTCCGGATTCTGGATAAAGAGCCGGAACGCGAGGCTTTTTTTCCCCGCCGGCACCTGCGGCCCCTGATAGAGGTCGAACAGGCGGCAGTGGCGTATCAGGGCGCGGTCGGTGTCCAGAATGGTTTCCACAATTCCCCCCGCTTCCGTCCGTTCATCGACTATCAGCGCCATGTCGCGCTTGATGCCGGGGAACCGCGGCAGCGGCTCCACAGGGGCGTACCCCTTGCCTCCGGATTGTATCAGAGCGTCCGCCGATAATTCAAAGCAAACCATCGGCGCTTCAATGTCGAACCGTTGCAGCGCCAGCGGGTGCATCTGCCCCATCACGCCGATGACGGTACCGCCCAGGCGGATTTCCGCCTGCCGGTGCGTGTACAGATACGGCCGGCGGCCGGCGCCGGCCGGCCGGACGAACGCCGGTTCCGCGCCGGCAAGAGCTTTAACCACCTTCTGCAAAATCCCCTTGAGACGGAGGAAATCGCGCGGGATGCCGGTTCCGAGGATTTCCTCTTTCCCCACCGTCATGAGCGCGGCGCAGTGGAATTCCTCATGCACTTCGTTTGCCGCGCGGGAAAAGACCGCGCCGGTTTCAAACAGCGAGAGCGTCTCTTCCCCCCGGCGCAGGTTGAGCACGGCGGCGCCGAGCAGGCCGGGCAGCAGCGCGGTGCGCAGCTCGCACAGGTCGGCGTTGATGCGGTTTTCCATCGGCACCGGCTCTTTGCCCGAAAGGCCGAGCGCGGTGCGCCATGCGGGATTAATGAACGAGTAGCTCAGGGTCTCGTAAAAACCGGCGGCGGCCAGCAGATCGGCCATGCGGCTGCGAGCGCGGTAGGTTCCCCCGTCCGCCGTTTCATGCTGCGCCAGGCGCGGCGCGGTGGCGGGGATGTTCGCGTATCCGTGGAGGCGGGCCACCTCTTCGATGAGATCCATCTCTATTTTGACGTCGTGCCGCCATGACGGCGCGGTTATGGCGAACAGCCCTTCCCCTTCCATCTTGCAATCGAAGCCGAGGGAGCCGAGATGGTCCAGTATCCGTTGGTCGCCGAGGGCGAGGCCGAGGGTGTCGTTCACTTTGGCGGTGCGCAGGCGGATGGCGGGCGGCTGCGCTTGCGTGGGATACACATCGGCGAAACCGCCGGTTTTTCCGCCGGCCGATGCGCCGATCATCCGCGCCGCCAGCAAGCTGGCCGCCGCCACCCCCCGCGGATCGACGCCCCGCTCGAAGCGGTAGGATGATTCGGTGGATACCCCCAGCGCTTTGGCGGTCTTGCGGACGCAGACCGGGTCGAAATAAGCCGCTTCGAGAATGATCTCGGTGGTGTCCGGTTTCACTTCGCTGTTGAGGCCGCCCATGACGCCGGCCAGCGCCACACCGCGGTTGGCGTCGGCGATGAGCAGCGCGGAGGCGGGCAGCTCATGCACTTTGCCGTCCAGCGTGGTGAACCGCTCGCCCGCGTGGGCATTGCGCACGATGATCCGGTCCCCTTGCAGGTCGCGCCGGTCGAAGGCGTGCAGCGGGTGGCCGGTTTCCAGCATGATGTAGTTGGTGGCGTCCACCACGTTGTTGACCGGGCGGACGCCGGCGGCGAAGAGGCGGCGGCGCACTTTCAGCGGCGAGGGGCCGACCGTCACGCCGCGTATTTCGCGGGCGGTGTAACGCGGGCAGCCGTCGTTGTTTTCCACATAGACGCTGAAGCCTTCAAGCCCGGTTCCCCATTCCCCCATCGTATCCGGGAGTTTCAGCTTTCCGCCGGAGATGGCGGCCGCCTCGCGGGCAATGCCCCACACGCTCAGGCAGTCGCCGCGGTTCGGCGTGATATCCACTTCCAGGATCACGTCTTCCAACTCATACAGGCCGGCCAATTTCCCGCCGAGCGGGGCGCCGTGTTGCAGCACCATGATGCCGTTTGATTCGGCGCTGATGCCCAACTCCGCCTCGGAGCAGATCATCCCGGACGATTCGACGCCGCGGAGTTTCCGTTTTTCGATAACCATGCCGTTGGGGAGTTTCGCGCCGATAAGCGCCACCGCCACCCGCTGATCCCGTTCCACGTTCGGCGCGCCGCAGACGATCTGCAGCGTGGCGCCGTTGATGTCCACCTCGGTCACGCGTATGTTGTCGGCGCCGGGGTGCGGTGAAACGGAGACCACCCGGCCGACGACCACGTTGTCGTACGCGCCGCGCAGATCCCGCACGATGTTTGTTTCAAGGCCGGCCGAGGTAAGCCCCGCCGCCAGCAGCTCGGGGGAGAGGCCGTGCTCCACCCAGTCGTTGAGCCAGAGATAGCTTAAGCGCATGGCTTAAAACTGCCTTAAAAAGCGCATATCGTTTTCAAAGAACAGGCGGATGTCGTCCACGCCGTATTTCCGCATGGCGAGCCGCTCGATACCCATGCCGAAGGCGAAGCCGCTCCATTCGTCCGGGTCGATATTGCTGGATTTGAGCACGTTGGGATGTATCATGCCGGCCCCCAACACCTCCAGCCAGCCGGTGTTTTTGCAGACGCGGCACCCCGCGCCGCCGCAGATGACGCAGGAGACGTCCACTTCCGCCCCCGGCTCGACGAACGGGAAGAACGAAGGGCGCAGGCGCACCTTGGTTTTCGGCCCGTAGAGGCGGTGGATGAATGTTTGGAGCGTCCCTTTCAGGTCGCCCATCGTCACCTTGCGGTCGATGGTGAACCCTTCGACCTGGTGGAAGACCGGCGAGTGGGTGATGTCGCTGTCGCAACGGTAGACCTTGCCCGGCGCGAGAACGGAAAGCGGCGGGCCATAGCGCTCCATGGCGCGCGGTTGCACCGGCGAGGTGTGGGTGCGGAGCAGGCGCTTGATGTCCGGCAGGTGGAAGGTGTCCTGCATGTCGCGCGCGGGGTGATCCGGGGGGAAGTTGAGCGCCTCGAAGTTGTAATAATCGCTCTCCACCTCCGGCCCCTCCTCGATCTGGAACCCCATGCCGGTGAAAATGCCGACGATTTCGTCCATCACCGCGGTAAGGGGGTGGCGCGCGCCGAAAGCCGGCTCGGCCCCGGGAAGGCTGATATCGAAAAACTCGCCGTCGATCTCTTTTTGGATTTTTTCGACTGTGAGTTTTTGCGTGGCGCCGTTGATGATGGTTTCGACGGCGGCGCGGGCCTCCTGGAGCAGCTTGCCCGCTTCGGGCTTTTGCTCCTTCGGCACGCCCGCCATCTCCCGCGAGAGGAGCGGGATGATGCCGCTCTTCCCCAGA
Encoded proteins:
- a CDS encoding phenylalanine--tRNA ligase subunit beta; this translates as MRLSYLWLNDWVEHGLSPELLAAGLTSAGLETNIVRDLRGAYDNVVVGRVVSVSPHPGADNIRVTEVDINGATLQIVCGAPNVERDQRVAVALIGAKLPNGMVIEKRKLRGVESSGMICSEAELGISAESNGIMVLQHGAPLGGKLAGLYELEDVILEVDITPNRGDCLSVWGIAREAAAISGGKLKLPDTMGEWGTGLEGFSVYVENNDGCPRYTAREIRGVTVGPSPLKVRRRLFAAGVRPVNNVVDATNYIMLETGHPLHAFDRRDLQGDRIIVRNAHAGERFTTLDGKVHELPASALLIADANRGVALAGVMGGLNSEVKPDTTEIILEAAYFDPVCVRKTAKALGVSTESSYRFERGVDPRGVAAASLLAARMIGASAGGKTGGFADVYPTQAQPPAIRLRTAKVNDTLGLALGDQRILDHLGSLGFDCKMEGEGLFAITAPSWRHDVKIEMDLIEEVARLHGYANIPATAPRLAQHETADGGTYRARSRMADLLAAAGFYETLSYSFINPAWRTALGLSGKEPVPMENRINADLCELRTALLPGLLGAAVLNLRRGEETLSLFETGAVFSRAANEVHEEFHCAALMTVGKEEILGTGIPRDFLRLKGILQKVVKALAGAEPAFVRPAGAGRRPYLYTHRQAEIRLGGTVIGVMGQMHPLALQRFDIEAPMVCFELSADALIQSGGKGYAPVEPLPRFPGIKRDMALIVDERTEAGGIVETILDTDRALIRHCRLFDLYQGPQVPAGKKSLAFRLFIQNPEQTLTDKAGDDLMAAILKRVGEKHGAELRA
- a CDS encoding cell division protein ZapA, giving the protein MEAKDVTITLHGREYRIQSPFGEEYTRTLAKYCDQKMKDIAAATGSTDYLGLSVLTLLQLAHNYHQQRGAAGKPQPDAEAEIIRLMELLDKAEKDAAEAETEQPAHTINPNVL
- the pheS gene encoding phenylalanine--tRNA ligase subunit alpha translates to MAADLIARLLELKGRVPSIPFPEDERALDALRVKYLGKSGIIPLLSREMAGVPKEQKPEAGKLLQEARAAVETIINGATQKLTVEKIQKEIDGEFFDISLPGAEPAFGARHPLTAVMDEIVGIFTGMGFQIEEGPEVESDYYNFEALNFPPDHPARDMQDTFHLPDIKRLLRTHTSPVQPRAMERYGPPLSVLAPGKVYRCDSDITHSPVFHQVEGFTIDRKVTMGDLKGTLQTFIHRLYGPKTKVRLRPSFFPFVEPGAEVDVSCVICGGAGCRVCKNTGWLEVLGAGMIHPNVLKSSNIDPDEWSGFAFGMGIERLAMRKYGVDDIRLFFENDMRFLRQF